Genomic DNA from Gemmatimonadota bacterium:
CTGCACACCCTGGACGCCCTGCACACCCTGGACGCCCTGCACACCCTGGGCACCCTGAACGCCCTGGTCGCCCCGTGGACCCAACGGTCCCTGATCGCCTTTGCATGCAAGCAAGCCGATCGCGAATGCAAATACCACTGTCATTGAAATTCGCACGAACCCATCCTTTCCGATAGATGTAGATCGTTTCCAGGTTTCATCATTATAAATCACGTCTTCAAGTGCCAAGACTCGGCCGCTTTTTTACCAATTAAACAGTTGGATTCTACAACAATTTCCGGCTATTGCAAGGATTTAAGCGCGCCCGAAGATTATCTGTTAGACACATGGCACGCGCTGAGGATAGATTATCCGGAACCTGAAGTGCGCGCAGGACACCGTCGACACGCGCGCCACGCTGCGAATCACGGCCGCAGTGGAACTCCGAACCATTACGAGGAACTCCTCAATGCCTGCTCCGGAATACCCCACTTATGAAAGCGTGAGCGTCCGACCCCTCATCAACTGCAAGGGCACGCTGACCATGTACAGCGGGTCGGTCATGCTGCCTGAAGTCCGCAGGGCCATGGCCGAAGCGTCCAGGAAGTACGTCCATATCGAAGAACTCATGGAAGGCGTCGGCCGGCGAATAGCCGAAGTCATGCAAGCGGAATTCGGACTCGTGACGAACGGGTGCGCGGCTGCGCTCTGCCAGGTTACCGCCGCCTGCGTGGCCGGAACGGACCCTGACCGGATCGCCCGGTTGCCGGACACCACGGGCATGAAGAACGAGGTCATCACACTCAGGACCCACCGCCATGTCTACGACCACGCGATCAGGATGGTGGGAATCACACTCGTCGAAACGGACGACGACCCGGATAGTCTCCGGGCCGCCTTCAACGAACGCACCGCCATGGTCGCCCTGTTCGGCGACCGCGCGGGCGACGGCGTAATGACCGTGGCCGAGATCGTCAACATCGCCCATGGCCAGGGCATTCCCGTCTTCGTGGACGCGGCCGCCGAACGTCCGGATGTGCCCAATCCGTACCTGGCGGACGGCGTGGACGCCGTGGCCTACAGCGGCGGGAAGTGCCTCCGGGGGCCCCAGGCTTCCGGACTGGTCCTCGGCCAGCGCGACCTGCTGTGGGCGGCTTTCATGAACGGTGCCCCGCATCATTCCATCGCGCGTCCCATGAAGGCGGGGAAAGAGGAGATCATGGGGCTGCTGGCCGCCGTGGAGCAGTGGGTACAAAGAGATCACGCAGCGGAATGGAAGGAATGGGAGGTATATCTCCAGACCGTGATCGATGCGGTCGGAGCGCTTCCGTCCATGCGGACGTCGATCCGGCAACCGGGCCGGTCCAACGTCGCACCGGTCTTGCACATGAACTGGGAGACCTCGGAAATCGGCATCGATCCGGACGAAGTCGTGCGCCAGTTGTCCGAAGGCGAACCCCGCGTCGAGATGGGCGGGGGCGACGGCCTGTCCATCATGCCCTATATGATGGAGCCCGGCGAGGATGTCCTGGTGGCCGCACGGCTCACGGAGATCCTTGAACCACGGGTGAAGTGAACCGAGGGTGAAGTGAACCAGGGAGAGGACGCCATGAAAGTCATTGTCGATCTGTGCGTGGTGCCCATCGGGGTCGGGGTATCGGTTTCAGCGTACGTTACGGCTTGTGAAAGAGTGTTGAGAAATGCGGGACTGAAGACGTTCATGCACGCTTACGGGACCAACATCGAAGGAGAGTGGGAAGAGGTTTTCGAGGCCGTGAAGCAATGCCACGAGACCGTGCACGAAATGGGCGCTCCGCGGATTTCCACGACCATACGCCTGGGTACGCGAACCGACCGTACGCAGACCATGGAAGAGAAGATCGAGAGCGTCGAACGGAAATTGAGGGACGAAACGTCGACAGCTAGTTCCCGACCGGTTCGCTGATGTGGCCGAATAGCCGCTGTATGCGCTTTATGTGCATTTCGGGAAGCGGTCCCTTTGCGATGCTCTCGATGTTCTGTTCGATCTTGTCCAGGGTTACCGCGCTGCAGACGGCGGTGGTGACGCCCTCGGTGTAGACGACGAACCGGTAGGCCGCTTCGACCAGCGATGCGATATCGGGATCTTCAAGCAGGAAGTCGTACGGGGAATGGGGATCGATGGACTCGTCCAGCAGTTCCTGATCCTGCAGGTCTTCGATCGTGGCGGCAAGGCGGTCCGGGTCCTTGAAGATATTGCGTACCGAAAAGATGTTCATGACACCGACATCGTGCGCTACGCAGTATGGAAAGACCGTATGCCGGGCCGACTGGTTGAGCATGCTGTAGGCGATCATGATGACGTCCAGCATTCCAGTGGGCACCGCAGCCTGCAACCAGGCATGGGCGCCGTCCGTCAACGCCGTTTCGCTGGATCCGATGAAACGGATCTTGCCCTGTCGGCAAAGTCGTTCAAGTACGGGGAACTGCTCGTTGATCATGTAATCGAAATCCGCCTTTTCGGTTGCGGCGATCAGCGCCACGTCGATCTCGTCGACACCCAGGCGGCGAAGGCTGGTCTCAATGGATTCCGTGATCTGTTCCGGTGTCATCAGGACAGGACCGCTAGCCTCGTCGAACTGTGAGAGCACAACCCGTGTGGCGACGTAGTAACGGTCTCGTGGTATGCCGCGAAAGGCCCGCCCGAGGATCGCCTCCGCTTCAAGGTAGCCCGGAGACGTATCGAAGAGATTGATGCCCAGGTCCAGGACCCCATGGACGAGCCGGTGCATCTCCGATTCGGTCAGCGGAGGATCGCTGGTCTGCCCCAGCCGGTTGTAGCCGCCGGATCCCATGCTCAGGGTAGAAACGTTCAGACCGGTTCGACCGAGGGGGCGGTACGAAATCACTTCAACTCCTGCGGTGTTATGTTTGGCGAGAATCGACTTTACAAAACAGCCGGTTTTACGTATCGATCCTGAACCGCGAACCGGGCGGTAGAAACCAACGCAATCGATACACTGAATGAACTCTAAACTTAAGGCACGGGCATGTCAACCGTCGAAGATCTCGTAAAACGGATCCACATCGAGGGATGGTGCGTCGTAGACGGTGTGATACCTCCCGACGAAGTGGTGAAGGTTCGCGACAGCCTTGTCGCCACGGCGGATGGCCGGCCGGAGGATCTGGAAAACGGCCGGCATGCCGTTCGCGGGATCATCGCCTGCGATCCGGCGATCGCCCCGTATCTGTCCGACGATCGAATCATGGGGGTCGCCGAAGCGTTTTTCGGCAAGCACGTCCGCATATCCATGACCACGGGCGTCATTCTCCATCCCGGTTTTCCCCGGACGGAAAATCCGGGCGGGGGCCTGCACTCAGACTGGCCTTTCGGGCAGAGCTACGACTATCGTATTCCGGCACCCTATCCCGATGCGCCGCTGCTGCTGACCAGCATCTGGATGCTCACGCCCTTTACCCGGGAGAACGGCGGCACGGTACTGGTACCTGGAAGCCACAAAGCCGACAACAATCCAACAGGCGACAGCAGCCTGGCACCGGGAACGACGCACCCGTCGGAAATCCAGGCTGAAGGCAAGCCGGGGAGCGTGCTGATCTTCGACAGCCGGACCTGGCATATCAACGGACACAACAACAGCGACGAGACCCGCATGGCCATCATCGCCCGGTACGCTGCGTGGTGGTTCAACCTCAACCCGATTATTCCCGGCCTTTCGGACTTCGAACGCGACGCGGCCAACCGGGGATTCAGGCCGGACGACGTCGTGCCGCTCACCCCGGAGCAATACGAAGCGCTGCCTGAACGCACCCGGCCCTTGTTCCACCATATCGTTCTGGGACAGAAAGTGCTTCCGTCCTAGTCACGACCAATTCCTGGGGTTCAGCATTCCACCTGTCCATGAGCGTTACTAACTCGCTGTCGACAGGACTAAGGTATCCCCGATGACAAGCAGCAACCGACCCAACGTCGTCCTCATCTGCGCCGACCAGCTTCGCGGCGACACCCTGGGCATCGCGGACCATCCCGTGGTCCACACGCCCGGCATCGACGCCCTCGCCCATACCGGGCACTACTTTCCCCGCGCGGTCTCGGAGGTCCCCTCCTGCGTGGGCGCCCGCCGGACGCTCTTCAGCGGCCAGTGGCCGGTCACTCACGGCATGGTCGGTTTCAACGACATGACGCCCTGGGACGAGCCGGACACGCTCTGCCGGGTTTTCCAGCGGAACGGCTACAAGACCTACTGTATCGGGAAAAGGCACGTCTATCCCCAGGACGAACCCTACGGCTTCGACCGGATCGTCGCCCACGAGGAAGGACGGTACCTGTCTCCCGGATACCGCGACGACTACCTGGACTGGCTCGACGAACAGGGCTGGGGCGACTTCGGCCTGTTCAACGCCGGCGTGACCAATAATGGGTACACGTCCCGCCCCTGCGTCTTTCCCGAGGAATTCCACGTGACCACCTGGACGGCCACGCAGGCCATTCGCGTCATGGACGAGCACGTCCGGGACCACGGCCGGGACACGCCCTTCTTCCTGTACGTGTCCTTCAGCAAGCCCCATCCGCCCTGGGACCCGCCCGCGTTCTTCTACGAGCGGTACGCCGACGACCCCGACCTGCCCGATCCGGCCATGGGCGATCCGTCGGAGTACGTGGGCGGACGCATGTCCTTCGTCAAGGCCCACGGCCCCTTCCCGGAAGCGGAATACCTCCCCCTGTCCCTCAAGAACGTCCGGCGGGCCCGGGCGGGATACTACGGCTGCATCGATCACGTGGACACCCAGATCACGCGGGTCACCTATCACATGTGGCGCATGCTCCAGCTGCGCAATCTCGTCTTCGCCTTCGTCGGCGACCATGGCGACATGTTGGGCGACCACCATTACTGGGCCAAGTCGTACGGGTACGAGGGTTCGATCCGCGTGCCCTTCGTCCTGAACTTCCCCGCGCAGATGAATTTCCCCGCGGGCGTCCGGTACCCGGAATCGACCGTGGGACTGGCCGACCTGATGCCCACGCTGCTCGACGTGTGCGGCCTGCCCGCGCCCGGCCGCATGGACGGCCGTTCGCTCATGCCGCTCGTGCGGGGCGAAGCGGACCGGCTGGACCGGAAGCGACTGCACGCCGAACACCTCGAATTCGGCCACTACCTGATCGGCCACAGGGACAAGTTCATCTGGCATTACCGGACCGGGCAGTTCGAGTACTACGATCTCCAGGAAGATCCGCTCGAGTGCCGGAACCTGTACAGCGATGATCATCCCAGGGCCCGGGCCCTTCGCGACCACCTGCGGTGCCTGATCGTGGACCAGGGCCGGGAGGGCGACTTCATGCGCGACGGAAAGTTAAGCAACGAAGTCGCGCAGCGCCACACCCACGAGTTTCCGCCCTACGCCGTGTAGAAACGATGCCCCGCTGAAACCACGCTGAGGTACGGCATGGAAGAACCTTTCGAACCCACATATGACCGCAAGGGGCTGCGTCCCCGTTATTCCGAATCGATTCCGCCCGGGAAGATCCGCGAGAAGCTGCTCGAGCTGTTCGGCATGGCGGACATCCCGGAACAGGTCGGCTATTCCGTGGGGCGATCCCGGGTGGAAGACGGCATCCGGCTCACGGACCTGACCTACGCCAATTCCCACGCAGAGACGGTCCCAGCGATCCTGATCGAGCCTCTGGACAACCCGGCCGAACACCTCCCGGGCGTGGTCTGCGTTCCAGGTACGGGCGGATCGGCCGAGCGCATGGCCCTCGAAAGATTCTACAAGGACGGTCCGGACGATCCGCCCCTCTTTGGCTGGGCGCGGGAACTGGCCCGGCGGGGCTACGTCGCGCTGGCCATCTCACCCAAGGGCTGCCATGGCCGAGGCACGAACGAGGTGTCCTGGTACATCGAGCTCAAGCACCTGCTCGCCTACGGCATCTCGCAGATGGGGCTGCTCGTGGAGGAAGCGCTCAGAGGCGTCCGCGTGCTCCAGGTCCAGGACCGGATCGGGAACAACAAGGTGGGATTGACGGGCATGTCCCTGGGCGGCAACGCGACGTGGTACGCCATGGCCTGCGCCCCGTGGCTGGCGGCCGGCGTGCCCATCTGCGGCGGCGTGGGACAGCTTGAGAGCGTCATACGGGGAGGCGACCTGTACCGCCACAGCGCCTACTTCTACGTGCCCCACATGCTCCGCTACTTCGACCATCCCGATATCGTCGCGCACTGCATCGCGCCCCGGCCCTTCATGATGGTGGCGCCCACGTCGGACGAGGACATGCCGAAGTCCGGGGTCGACGCCCTCATTCGCACGGTGGCGCCGGTATACCTCGACGCCGGTGCCGGCGACCACTTCCGCGTTTATCAGCCCGATGGCAACCACGTATTTCGATTCGAGTACTTTGAGTGGATGGTGGACTGGTTCGACCGTTTTCTCAAGGGAGATTCTGCTTGACGATCATGGTAGATCGACCTTACTTTAACTGCGTTCCCTACAACATGTTGCAGGCAGGATGACATCGTGAGCGAAACTGCCAGAGATCCTAACGAATCGGGCGACTCCCCGGAAGTCGTCGGTCCGGATCAATCCGTGCTGTCCGACGAGGAAGTGCTGACCGAGGGACCGCAGTACAACGCGCCGCCCCCGAAGAAGCGCGTGAAGTGGTACCGGTGCCGCGTCACGCGGGAACAATTGGCCAGCCTTAACAAACGCAGCGACTTCCTGGGTTTCGTGCAGACCGTGGGCTATCTCGCCGTCCTCGCCGCCGGCGCCGGCGCCGCTATCTACTCCTCCCTCTACTGGCCGTGGTATGTTACGTTACTCCTGGTATTCATTAACGGCCATTTCTGGCATTTCCTGGTCAACGGATTTCACGAACTGGTCCATGATTCCGTCTTCAGGACCCGCTGGCTGAACCGCTTCTTCCTCCGCGTGTATTCCTTCCTGGGATGGCACAACCACCACCACTTCTGGGCGAGCCACACCGAACACCACAAGTATACGCTGCACCACCCGGACGACCAGGAGGTGGTCCTTCCCGCGAAGTTCGACATGCGGAACCTGTGGAAGTCGTCGATCGTCAACTACCGTTATCCCTACGACCTGGTGAAGGGCAGGCTGGCGGCCGTCGCGGGCAAGATACCGGACGATAAGTGGTCACAGGAGCTCTTTCCGGAAAGCGACCCGGAGCGGCGCCGGGCCTACACCAACTGGGAACGCTTCATGTTCACCGGTCACATGCTGATCGCGGGCGTCTCGCTGGTCTACGGGCTGTGGGTCGTGCTCCTGGTCATCACCTTCCCGAAGATGATCGGCTCCTGGCTGCAGTTCCTGTGCAACGCGACCCAGCACGTGGGCCTGCAGGATGAAATCCCCGACTTCCGCCTGTGCTGCAGAACCTTCTATATCAACCCTGTCCTGCAGTTCCTGTACTGGCACATGAACTACCATACCGAGCACCACATGTACGCCGCGGTGCCCTGCTACAAACTGGGCAGGCTTCACCGGCTCATCAAGCACGAAATGCCTTACTGCACCAGCGGGTTATGGGAAACCTGGAAGCAGATCATCCAGATCATGGACCGCCAGGCGATGGAGCCCGATTACCAGTTCATCGCCGAACTTCCGGCGACCGGATCATCACCCGCATCGGTGTCCCCTTCCGCATCCGCGCCCCCTCCCGCACACCGGGATTCCGCATGAAAATCACCAGCATCCGGCTGTTCGTACTCGAAGATCCCGACCAGCCGCAGTACTATCACGTATTGAAGCAGGTCCCCGGCCTGAGGCGCACGCAGTACACCCACGGCAGCAAGTCCCATCCTAAAGGCGGGAACCTGCGGCAGCACTTCATCCGGGTCGAGACCGATGAGGGCATCGAGGGCACGTGCACGACCACGATGGACCGGGAGCAGGTGGAGATCCTGCGGACGCAGGTGATGGGCAAGAACCCGCTGAACCGGGAAGAACTCTTCCAGCTGCTCCACAAGGGGACCCGCTGGCTGTATCAGAGACCCGGCTGGTTCGGCGACTTCGACAACTGTCTGTGGGACATCGCGGGCAAGACAGCCGGCCTGCCGGTCTACGCCCTGATCGGCCGGGTCCGGGACCGGTTCCCGGTGTATCTGACCGGCGGGGATGCCGATATCGGGACCTACCTGCAGATGATCGAAGACGGCAGGGAATACGGCGTAAACGCCTACAAGTTCCACACCTACAAAGGCGGAAAAGCGGACATCTCCATTTTCCGGGAAGTGCGGAGGATCGTCGGTCCCGACTACCTGTTGCTGAACGACCCGGTCTGTTCCTACACGCTGCAAGAAGCCATCGAGGTGGGACGGGTCATGGAGGAACTGGACTTTGTCTGGCTGGAAGAACCGATGCACGAACACAAGGAGCATCAGTACCGGGAACTGTGCCGAGAGCTGACTATTCCGGTGATGGGGAACGAGACGCTGATGCACGACCTGGGCATTTCGACCCAGCGGCTGATCTCAGGGGCGACCGACTTGCTGCGGGCCAACGCGCGGTTCGGGACCACGCAGGTGCTCAAGATGGCCCATTTCGCCGAGATGTACGACACCAACATCGAGTTGAATGCCGAGGGCGGCCTCTTCGGACTCGTCCACGCCCATCTCGGATGTTGTATCGACAACACGGGTTTCTACGAGACCGGAGCCCACGGATTCGTAGACACGGCCAGCACCTGGGGCATGGTCAACAAGCCACTCGTCGCGGACGGCCACATCGTACCGCCCGACGGCCCGGGCTGGGGCGCGGAGTGGGACACCGACCGCTTCGAGGCCATGACCGTGGCCGAGTATTGATATCGTAATCGCCTGCTGCCGCCTGCTGCCCGCTGCTGCCCGCTGCCCGCTGCTGCCCGCTGCCGCCTGCCGTCCGTCATCGCCCGCCGCGTAGAACGACGAACCGCGACCTAGACCACCAGGTACTTTATCTCTCCGCGTAAATACTTTGTAGATACCTGTAGACGGGCAACCGTGACGGGAAGACTGAAACGGCGGGGTCCTGCGGAGCCGGGATTGAGCTGCCATACCCCATCGCCGCGCTGGTCCCATACCGGCCTGTGGGAATGGCCGTAAATGACCACGTCGATACCTGCCGCGGCCGGATCCACGTTCAGGTCTTCGATATCGTGGACCACGTAGATGGTCCGGCTTCCCACCTCCAACATTTCGGTCACTGGCAAACGCGCCGCCCAGGGCTGGTAGTCCGTGTTCCCCCGCACGACCGTTACCGGTGCGATCGCCGACAGGTCGTCTAGGATACTCTCGCCGCCCACGTCCCCGCCGTGAATGATCCGATCCACGCCCTCCAGCGCGTCGAGGGCCTCCGGCCGCAACAGGCCGTGGGTATCTGAAATCACCCCGATCTCGACGGTTTGATCCATACGTCTCCAAGTCCGCTTCGATGCCACAGGGCCGCTAGGACTGCTCTTTCATCGTTCCCGGCATCAGGCTGTACTTGCCCGGTCCGGCAAACCAGAGGGCAATGTAAACGGCGCAGAGTTCCATGGCGTGCGATGCGCCGTTCAGCCCGGAAGCCGGATCGTCCGCCGGCAGCGACAGATGACGCAGCATGGCCATCAGCATGGTCAGCGCGAGCAGCGTCGTCGCGGGTCGGAAGAACGCGCCGAGCATCACGAGGATCGAGCAGAAGAACTCCGCGAACCCGGCCATGAAGCCCCAGAACGCCGGTAGGAAGCTGATGCCGACCAGTTCCATGTTGCCGCCGATGGCGGCCCAGCGCCCGGGATTGGAAATCTTGCCCCATCCGTGATAGGCCGCCATGCTGAACCCGATCACGATGCGGATGATAAGCAGACCGAGATCGGTCATACCGAGGTTCTTCGTAAAGAAACACACCAGTCTATTCATGTTGTTGCCCTCGTGGGTTGGGTGAATCCTTGTTGAACCGATTAAGAAAAACAAGCAAGTACACGCAAATTCGAGCCGGTCGGTGCGAACGCTCGATCCGGACCGTTACGTCCAGACCACCTCTCGCGCTTCTCCTCCGGGACCGGCCCGCAGGATCGCATCCGCCACGGCGATGGCCTTGATCGCCTCCGTACCCGGCGACAAGCAGGTGACGTCACCGCGCACGCAGGATAGAAAGTGCTCCGCCTGCAAGGCATACATGTCGGGTTCCGATTTCGCCTTGATCAGGGTTTGTTCGCCTTCCCGATCCGTGAAGCAGCAGTACTGGTGGGGTTCGGCGTCTTCCGGATCGGGCAGATCCCCGGTGCCGAACTGAATGAACCCCTTCGGTCCGATGATGTCGTGCAGCCCGTTGCCCCGGGCCGCCCAGCTCCAGGACATGAGCAACTGGTTACCATTCCCGTAGCGTATGATGGCGGAACAGGTATCCAGGGCGGACGACTCGGGTTCAAAGTTGATCGAACTGGAAAGGACGCTATCGGGATCGCCGAATAGGAAATTGGCGAAGTCGTAGTTGTGCACGGCGCCGTCCATCAGGGGTCCGCCCCCCATGTCGTGGTCCATGTACCAGCGTCCGGGGCCGAACCCGGCCATGGCGTTGCGCCAGAGGATGGGCGACCCCAGCTTTCCCGCGGCCACGTACGCGCCCCAGGACTTCCAGTGAGGGTCGAAACGGCGGCAGTGGGCGACCATGATGAAGGTGTTGTTGCGATCCGCGGCCTCGTTGAGCCGACGGCATTCCTCCACCGTGCGCGCCATGGGCTTTTCCACCAGCACCGGGATGCCCGAATCCAGGGCGGTCAATGCCGCGGCGCAGTGCAGTCCGGTCGGCACGGCGATCACGACGGCGTCCACCTCCCCGCTGTTGACGATGGCCTCCGTGGAATCAAACAGCTTCGTGCCCGGGAAGGTCTCGGCGAAACGCGCCCGCATTTCAGGGGACGGATCGGCGCCCGCGACCAGCTTGCAACCCTCAACCCCGTAAAAGGCCCTGGCCTGGTGCGACCCCATGCCGCCAAGTCCGATAGAACCCACCCTGATCATGGTCTGTCCTTTCGTGGGATGACGCTGGATCTACGTATGCAATGCAGAATGCTATAGCTCAACGATAAGCTTTCGAACCGCTGTCGCCAAAACAGAAGGAAACTAAAATACGAAATCGCTTGTCCAATATATGTCAGGTACTATAACTACACGCTGGTCAAGTGTTCAAGACCTTATGCAATCCAGTCGAGGATATGGCGCGGATCGAGCCGTCCTCGACTCCAGACCACAAACCACGGGAGACCATGTCATGTCCAATGAACAGGAATTGCGGGAAGCGAACCTGGCAAAACAAGATCTGGCGAACGGTGAGAAGTTGCAGTTCGACGTGCAGTTCGCAACCCGGCGTAAAGACCCCCGAACCGCTCTCGCAATCAGTATCATTGGCGGTTCACTCGGTGTCGACCGGTTCTATATTGGCGATGTAGGCCTCGGCATCGCCAAGTTACTGACCCTCGGTGGGTTGTTCATCTGGACGATCATCGACTGGTTCCTGATCATGGATGCGGCCCGGCTCAATAACAGCGAGCTCATGCGTCAGGTCCGGGAGAGCATTGTCCAGTCCCGATCGTGAGACGAACGGCAAACCAGAATGTTTTCCACGGGTCTCGCCGACCTCTTACCACCTGGCCGTTTCCGCCTTAGGGTCGGGTCCGAATCGGTTGTCGCCTTCGTTACCTTTCGAGACCAGGAACACGAAAACCACAATAAGTCCGATGAGCGGAATCAGCAGGATCAGGCACCACCAGCCGCTACGGTCCGTGTCGTGTAGCCGGCGTACCAGCACGGCAAAGGTGGGTACGAAGACGGCGATGCTGTAAAGCAAGCTGAGCACCCCTTCGTCGTCCCAGACCTTCCATCCCGTCATTTCGTCGATCAAGCTGAGGAATATCAGTACTAGTGCCGAGACCAGCGCGAACATCCAGTATTCCTTCCTTCGCGCCCTGCCTTCGAATACCGCGTACTTCTTCAGCACGTCTATGTACCAGTGCATGTTGCCTCCCTGTAGTGAATCTTTCTAATCAACACGAAACATCAAGCCAGGATTCCATGGCAGATTATCTCACTGCCACAACGCTTCCCCTTCCGGCATCTGCGACGCTAGAAACTCCTCGTTCAGTTCCACGCCCAGACCCGGCGCTTCTGTCAATACCACGTGACCGTCCTGGATGACCGACTCATCCGTCGCCAGCACGTCGTCCCACGTAGGGTCGTCGAACCGGTGATACTCGAGAACCAGGAAATTCGGTACGCTCGCGCAGACGTGGGCGTCGCCGACCGTGCTCAGCGCGCTGGAGTTGTTGTGCGGGGCGAAGGGCATGTAGTACATCTCGGCCATG
This window encodes:
- a CDS encoding metallophosphoesterase family protein codes for the protein MDQTVEIGVISDTHGLLRPEALDALEGVDRIIHGGDVGGESILDDLSAIAPVTVVRGNTDYQPWAARLPVTEMLEVGSRTIYVVHDIEDLNVDPAAAGIDVVIYGHSHRPVWDQRGDGVWQLNPGSAGPRRFSLPVTVARLQVSTKYLRGEIKYLVV
- a CDS encoding Gfo/Idh/MocA family oxidoreductase — protein: MIRVGSIGLGGMGSHQARAFYGVEGCKLVAGADPSPEMRARFAETFPGTKLFDSTEAIVNSGEVDAVVIAVPTGLHCAAALTALDSGIPVLVEKPMARTVEECRRLNEAADRNNTFIMVAHCRRFDPHWKSWGAYVAAGKLGSPILWRNAMAGFGPGRWYMDHDMGGGPLMDGAVHNYDFANFLFGDPDSVLSSSINFEPESSALDTCSAIIRYGNGNQLLMSWSWAARGNGLHDIIGPKGFIQFGTGDLPDPEDAEPHQYCCFTDREGEQTLIKAKSEPDMYALQAEHFLSCVRGDVTCLSPGTEAIKAIAVADAILRAGPGGEAREVVWT
- a CDS encoding aminotransferase class V-fold PLP-dependent enzyme; the protein is MPAPEYPTYESVSVRPLINCKGTLTMYSGSVMLPEVRRAMAEASRKYVHIEELMEGVGRRIAEVMQAEFGLVTNGCAAALCQVTAACVAGTDPDRIARLPDTTGMKNEVITLRTHRHVYDHAIRMVGITLVETDDDPDSLRAAFNERTAMVALFGDRAGDGVMTVAEIVNIAHGQGIPVFVDAAAERPDVPNPYLADGVDAVAYSGGKCLRGPQASGLVLGQRDLLWAAFMNGAPHHSIARPMKAGKEEIMGLLAAVEQWVQRDHAAEWKEWEVYLQTVIDAVGALPSMRTSIRQPGRSNVAPVLHMNWETSEIGIDPDEVVRQLSEGEPRVEMGGGDGLSIMPYMMEPGEDVLVAARLTEILEPRVK
- a CDS encoding sulfatase-like hydrolase/transferase — protein: MTSSNRPNVVLICADQLRGDTLGIADHPVVHTPGIDALAHTGHYFPRAVSEVPSCVGARRTLFSGQWPVTHGMVGFNDMTPWDEPDTLCRVFQRNGYKTYCIGKRHVYPQDEPYGFDRIVAHEEGRYLSPGYRDDYLDWLDEQGWGDFGLFNAGVTNNGYTSRPCVFPEEFHVTTWTATQAIRVMDEHVRDHGRDTPFFLYVSFSKPHPPWDPPAFFYERYADDPDLPDPAMGDPSEYVGGRMSFVKAHGPFPEAEYLPLSLKNVRRARAGYYGCIDHVDTQITRVTYHMWRMLQLRNLVFAFVGDHGDMLGDHHYWAKSYGYEGSIRVPFVLNFPAQMNFPAGVRYPESTVGLADLMPTLLDVCGLPAPGRMDGRSLMPLVRGEADRLDRKRLHAEHLEFGHYLIGHRDKFIWHYRTGQFEYYDLQEDPLECRNLYSDDHPRARALRDHLRCLIVDQGREGDFMRDGKLSNEVAQRHTHEFPPYAV
- a CDS encoding fatty acid desaturase; the encoded protein is MSETARDPNESGDSPEVVGPDQSVLSDEEVLTEGPQYNAPPPKKRVKWYRCRVTREQLASLNKRSDFLGFVQTVGYLAVLAAGAGAAIYSSLYWPWYVTLLLVFINGHFWHFLVNGFHELVHDSVFRTRWLNRFFLRVYSFLGWHNHHHFWASHTEHHKYTLHHPDDQEVVLPAKFDMRNLWKSSIVNYRYPYDLVKGRLAAVAGKIPDDKWSQELFPESDPERRRAYTNWERFMFTGHMLIAGVSLVYGLWVVLLVITFPKMIGSWLQFLCNATQHVGLQDEIPDFRLCCRTFYINPVLQFLYWHMNYHTEHHMYAAVPCYKLGRLHRLIKHEMPYCTSGLWETWKQIIQIMDRQAMEPDYQFIAELPATGSSPASVSPSASAPPPAHRDSA
- a CDS encoding DUF805 domain-containing protein — protein: MHWYIDVLKKYAVFEGRARRKEYWMFALVSALVLIFLSLIDEMTGWKVWDDEGVLSLLYSIAVFVPTFAVLVRRLHDTDRSGWWCLILLIPLIGLIVVFVFLVSKGNEGDNRFGPDPKAETARW
- a CDS encoding MTH1187 family thiamine-binding protein, with product MKVIVDLCVVPIGVGVSVSAYVTACERVLRNAGLKTFMHAYGTNIEGEWEEVFEAVKQCHETVHEMGAPRISTTIRLGTRTDRTQTMEEKIESVERKLRDETSTASSRPVR
- a CDS encoding TM2 domain-containing protein; the encoded protein is MSNEQELREANLAKQDLANGEKLQFDVQFATRRKDPRTALAISIIGGSLGVDRFYIGDVGLGIAKLLTLGGLFIWTIIDWFLIMDAARLNNSELMRQVRESIVQSRS
- a CDS encoding DoxX family protein, yielding MNRLVCFFTKNLGMTDLGLLIIRIVIGFSMAAYHGWGKISNPGRWAAIGGNMELVGISFLPAFWGFMAGFAEFFCSILVMLGAFFRPATTLLALTMLMAMLRHLSLPADDPASGLNGASHAMELCAVYIALWFAGPGKYSLMPGTMKEQS
- a CDS encoding phytanoyl-CoA dioxygenase family protein; this encodes MSTVEDLVKRIHIEGWCVVDGVIPPDEVVKVRDSLVATADGRPEDLENGRHAVRGIIACDPAIAPYLSDDRIMGVAEAFFGKHVRISMTTGVILHPGFPRTENPGGGLHSDWPFGQSYDYRIPAPYPDAPLLLTSIWMLTPFTRENGGTVLVPGSHKADNNPTGDSSLAPGTTHPSEIQAEGKPGSVLIFDSRTWHINGHNNSDETRMAIIARYAAWWFNLNPIIPGLSDFERDAANRGFRPDDVVPLTPEQYEALPERTRPLFHHIVLGQKVLPS
- a CDS encoding aldo/keto reductase, which codes for MISYRPLGRTGLNVSTLSMGSGGYNRLGQTSDPPLTESEMHRLVHGVLDLGINLFDTSPGYLEAEAILGRAFRGIPRDRYYVATRVVLSQFDEASGPVLMTPEQITESIETSLRRLGVDEIDVALIAATEKADFDYMINEQFPVLERLCRQGKIRFIGSSETALTDGAHAWLQAAVPTGMLDVIMIAYSMLNQSARHTVFPYCVAHDVGVMNIFSVRNIFKDPDRLAATIEDLQDQELLDESIDPHSPYDFLLEDPDIASLVEAAYRFVVYTEGVTTAVCSAVTLDKIEQNIESIAKGPLPEMHIKRIQRLFGHISEPVGN